The DNA segment aataatttaaatgggGCGAACATTAAATTGGAAGAGATACAATCGCAAAATAATGAGTTAATTACCGATCATTTatctttaaaaaataaaattacagAGTTAGAAAATGTAAATACAAAACTGCAATCTTATGTAAATAATTTAGAATCTAAGGTTTCCAGTTTACAACAAATAGAACTTAAGAATACAGAAGTAATTAATGAACTTGATACATTGAAAGATGTGAATACAAAACTAATGTATCAAattgaaaatgaaaatataGGTAAAGAACGATTAACGACAGAAATAGATGAGTTGAAACATATAGTAGATGAAAAAGTAGCTGAACTCAAATTATTGGACACTAGAAACATGGAATTATTAAATGAAATTGAAAGGCTGAAATCTTCAACAAGAGAGGAGGAAACAATACTAGAAGCAGATGTAGTGGCAAATATTGATCActtaaaggaaacaattgcCAAGTTGCaggaagaaataaaaattcttGAAAACTCAAACATCGCACTGCAAGAAGaaataaagaatgtaaatagtaaTAAAGAAGATGCCTCTTACATTAAAAAAGGCGATAGATTAGAAGAACAAAATAAAATATTGGAAGCACAGTTAGATGAAGCATTAATAACATTCCAAGCAAAAGAATTACAAATGCAACTTGTCAATAATGAGCTGAAAAATCAAACAGATAAATTAAAAGAAGAGTTGAAAACAAATGAAGAAGAACAAAGTATGAGATTGAAACAGTTAGTTAAAGAATTTCAAGCTCAGTTGCAGGATAAGGAGGAAGAACTCCATGCAGCATTGGAAAAACGATTCGGCAAGTAAAAATTTCTTTTTGTGTAAAATATTTTTGATAATATTTAAAGCTGAATAGCATTATTTTGGTTAAACCCTGTAGGTGCAAActacaatattttaataaatcttaaattacattatatcattCTTTAGATCGTCAACAAAATTACGAATCAAGTCTCATCCAACAATATAAGGAGCAATTAAAAGATTTTCAAGTAGAATTAACAGCAAAATCTGAACAAATTGAGAATTTAATCTTGGAAAATAAGAACTTAATGTCACAAAAGTCAAAGGATATAAATCAGTTGGTAGAGAAAACTTCATTAATAAAGAAAGAGCACATGGATGAAATTAGAGAAGttgaaaaaaaatggaaatCAATTGTTCAACAGAAAACTGACAAATTGGCAGCCAGACACGAGGAGGAAATTAATGAATTAACGAGGGAGTGGCGAAATGAAAGAAGGGTTAGTTAAGAATAATCACAATAAAATACAAAACTTTTCATAATTTACAAAGTTATCtgtttaatttttctatttatcaGTCAAAATATTTTTTCATATATTTCATCATTCCATCTGTGTTTCTGAATTTTCTTTAATACTAGTATCACTTATTTTATTGCTTCATATTTTTTTGATTTCTTTTTCGTAATTTTATTTATGTCTATTTTACAGCCTGATGTACAAAGTGATTTAGTTCACAAGGTAAACTATTCTGTTTGTTTTATCTTatcgaatttaattttattaatatcaTGGATTATAATGAAGTAAAAATAATTTCTGTGATAAAAAATTAAAATCAATTAGGAATAAAATTGTCTGTAGGAATTAGAGAGTACTTCGCGAGTCGCAATGGCAGCTGTACAATCCAATACTGGTTCCTTCCATACTCTTCAACAAACATTAACAGCTCAGAGACGAGAATTGGCAGAGCTTAGAAAATTAGTCAAACTACGACACGATACATTGGAAGATTCAACTGAGATTGAATATCTTAGAAACATTTTGTTTGAATACATGATGGGAAGAGAAACAATGGTGCTTGCTAGAGTGATTGCTGCAGTCGTCAAATTTGATCAAGAACAAACGACAAAAATACTTAAAAAAGAAGAGGATAAGATGACTCTGGTAACAAATTTTACAGATTTAATTTTCAAGAGTATATAGCATTTAAATATGCATGGATAGAAAATGGAATACGTTCTACTAGTCAATTAACTGATATTTTGATCATTCATAATTCAATTTATAACTTGTTAATAAGCATTTAAATGAAGTTGACTTTTTAAGTTTGTTTTATTTATCTTAAAATACTAGATATATGATCTTGAAGTTTAACACAAATTTTTGTAAGTGCTTTTTATACGTGTACATCAAAAGCATTCTTCCCTTAAATTAGTATATTTTAATGTTTCAGCTTGGTTCTCTAGGTCTGACATAGTGCAAAATATTGTATATTTAAAAATTGTGTAAGTACTTTTGTATATTAGGTTGTAAGTACCTTGTATTTATTTATGGAGCATATATTTTAAACAACTGGTTATTATTCTCTCAAAATACATAATATGTAGTGATTACATATTGTAAAAAGTTTTTGCACAATTTACAGATTTAGAAGCAATGTTTAGGTATGATTACCTTGCTTTCTACGTATTCCGTGTATATGTTCTATTATAAAAagattatataaaaatattaactGTTTATCTACAAACACGCTAAGTTCTTATTAACTTTTGTAATCGTTTATAAATTGATTAGTAGAATAaacatttattgttacaaagttGCCATTGATTAACGAATATTTGCTATCTTATAACAAGATGTAAAGATGTCAAATTTccataatattttatttataagatattagttattacatattatatattatttataagtttCATTTGGagatattaaattttatttcatgAAGATGAATCTTTCTTTATATCTTTAAAAATAACACTTTTGtgatgtataatatatacatgtatagtaTGCATTAGTAAGTAATATCATTCAGGAATGAACTACTGAAAGTAATTAAATTATTGATGATTTTATTATCATGATATCTTTTATTTTCACAGAAACTTAAATATCCATACTATGTAGTGACAATTTGCAGAGCCCTATTAAAATAGGTTAATTGCCGAGAGATTGGTATGTTTATGTCAAACCAAGAAATCTTACTTCCATCGGTTGTAAACAAGTATTCTCCCCTTTTTCCTAAAAGAATTCTTAAAGCTTTGTTTCTTTTTGACAATTTTTCATAATATTCTATACCACCTTGAATGTACTCAGGACCAAGTACGGCCAATATTTCGTTTATTGTCTGTATATGATCACTATCTATTAAGTTTGTCGAGCCATGAAGTGCAACTAGAACTACGATCCATATAGAAATGACTTTCAATCTTCTATTTTTAGTGATATAAGGACTTAAAAGAGCCATATCTAATATAGCAAACACAACAAGTACATTCATTGCCCAAGTGCTCATCATGTATAGATCTGGGTATTTAACTGATAAAATATTCCAAGCGATTGCAAATTTTTGTGCATTCTCAGAAAGTACTAAAGACTCTCGAAATTGTTTGGCAGGTTCTGTACTCCAATCAATTGATACATACTGAAGCGATATGGTTTGATCGGTTATACTTTGAACATCCTGGTATTCAAAGTTCACTGGAATTCCAACTATAGCACCATAACCCGTTTGCGTTAGTCCAGCGTGGTATACATCCACATCATGAACATTAAAAAATTTAATAGCGTTCCTTTCTTTTTCTGATAGATGTAAATCATCCATTACTTCTACAATTCTTTTCTGAATATTTTCTTGAATTGGTACTTCCTTATGATCGAAGCTGGTAAAATTGGAGAGAGTTAGCAAGTATCATGTTAACACGTTCGCTATGAACAGATTATTTCGACACTGCATATATCAATTATTATTGATGTGTATGCAGTATTATAACAATTTTTACTAGCAGCaaatgcaataaaaattatGCATTTTTAGAATTAATTAGAAGTAATGCCTTACactcaatatatatatatatatatatatatatatatatatatatattattaattttattatatctttGTGCTTACCCATATCTAGCTCTAAATTTTCTACGCGTGTCTAGGAGAACAGTTTGTGGAAGCATGTGTATGCCCGCAACACCAGCTAAGAGGGAAACTTTAAGAAGTTTTTGCATCATTTTAAAATAGTTGATTCTTTACAAAttctaaaattaaaaaatacaaaTCAATTAATGGTTTTAAATATGAAAGTACATCAAAAGGATTTATAGTTTTAAAGAAATGAGAAAATTTGAACTAATCGATATGAATACAATacgtataattatataataaagaCAATTTACATTcaagaaaatataaataatttccTATGCATTTTACCTATACTTGAACATGAGTATCAACTTGAGCATCAAtacaatttatatatatatatatatttcagcGTTATATAACTTCTATTTTAGAGATATAAATTTTAATACAGGTTAATAC comes from the Xylocopa sonorina isolate GNS202 chromosome 1, iyXylSono1_principal, whole genome shotgun sequence genome and includes:
- the LOC143432686 gene encoding transmembrane protein 177 gives rise to the protein MMQKLLKVSLLAGVAGIHMLPQTVLLDTRRKFRARYGFDHKEVPIQENIQKRIVEVMDDLHLSEKERNAIKFFNVHDVDVYHAGLTQTGYGAIVGIPVNFEYQDVQSITDQTISLQYVSIDWSTEPAKQFRESLVLSENAQKFAIAWNILSVKYPDLYMMSTWAMNVLVVFAILDMALLSPYITKNRRLKVISIWIVVLVALHGSTNLIDSDHIQTINEILAVLGPEYIQGGIEYYEKLSKRNKALRILLGKRGEYLFTTDGSKISWFDINIPISRQLTYFNRALQIVTT